The Pseudonocardia broussonetiae DNA segment CACCTCGGCGCCGATGAACGACCTGTTCCTCACGCTCGCGCAGGCCCCGGGCGGCCTCACCTGCTTCGTGCTCCCCCGCGTCCTGCCCGACGGCACCCGCAACGCGATCCACCTGCAGCGCCTCAAGGACAAGCTCGGCAACCGCTCCAACGCCTCCGCCGAGATCGAGTACACCGGCGCCACCGGGTGGCGGCTCGGCGACGAGGGCCGCGGCGTCGCCACGATCATCGAGATGGTGTCGATGACGCGCCTGGACTGCGTGCTCGGCTCCGCCGCGGTGGTCCGCGCGGCGCTCTCGGAGGCCGCGCACCACGTGGCGCACCGCCGGGCCTTCGGGTCGGTCGTCGGCGAGACGCCGCTGATGCAGACGGTGATCGCCGACCTGGCGCTGGAGTCGGAGGCCGCCACCGCGCTGGGCATCCGGCTGGCCGGCGCCGTCGACCGCGGCGAGCACGCGTTCCTGCGCCTCGCGCTGCCCGCATCGAAGTACCTGGTGTGCAAGCGGGCGCCCGCGGCCGTCGCCGAGGCGCTGGAGTGCCTGGGCGGCAACGGCTACGTCGAGGAGTCGGGGATGCCGCGGCTCTACCGCGAGGCGCCGCTCAACTCGATCTGGGAGGGCTCGGGCAACGTCACCGCGCTCGACGTCCTGCGCGCGGTCACCCGGGAGCCGGACTCGGTGGAGGCCGTCCTGGCCGAGATCGACCTCGCGGGCGGCTCCGACGAGTGGTTCGACCGCGGCGTCCACGAGCTGCGCATGGAGCTGCGCAGCCGGGAGGAGCGCCGGGCGCGCCGGCTCGCCGAGATGTTCGCGCTGTGCCTGCAGGGCAGCCTGCTGCTGCGGTTCGCGCCCGTGGAGGTGTCGAGCGCCTTCGTGTCGAGCCGGTTCCTGCCCGACGGTCCGTGGCGCACCTCGGGCACACTGCCCGCGGAGTCGCACATCGAGGCGCTGACGGCGCGGGTCACGCCCCGGCGCTAGCCGGCGGTCAGGGGGTGGCGCAGGGCCCGGCCGTCCACCACTCGCCCAGCTCGGCGAGGGCCTCGTCGCCGAACGGGTTGACGCCCGGCCCCGCGGCGAGCGCGTGGGCGACGTGCACGTGCAGGCACTTGACGCGGTCGGGCATCCCGCCCGCGCTGACCTGCGTGCCCAGCGACCCGATCGCGTCGCGCTCGGCCAGGTAGGCCTCGTGGGCGCGGCGGTAGGCGTCGGCCAGGTCGGGGTCCTCGGCGAGGCGGTCCTGCATCTCGCGCATCCGCCCCTCGGCCTCCAGGCTGCCGATCCGGGAGTTCAGCCGCGAGCACGTCAGGTAGTACAGCGTCGGGAACGGCGTGCCGTCCTCGAGGCGGGGCGCGGTCTGCACGACCGAGGGCAGCGAGCACGGGCAGCGGTGCGCCACCTCGCGGACGGCGCGGGGGGCGCGGCCGAGCTGGGCGGCGACGGCGGCGGAGTCGGCGTCGGAGATCCCGGTCACGCGGGCCCCTCCGAGACGTCGCGCCACAGGCGCCGGTACCAGGGCTCGTCGCGGAAAGGGTCGGGCGCGACCTCGGTGGACGGGTCGACCGGGAGCTGCACGACGTAGGGCGTCTCCCCCGGCGCGACGTAGCCCAGTCGCGAGCGCGCCTCGGCCGCCGTGACGGCCGGGTCGGACAGCCGCGTGCTCTCCCGCGTCAGCTCGTCGACCTCCGCCGCGAGCGCCTCCTGCTGCTCGGTGACGGCGGCCAGCTCCTGCTGCTGGGCCACGTAGTTGCGCAGCGGGACCGCGACGGTGAGCGCCAGCGCGCAGACCACGATCGCGAGCACCGCCGCACGGCGGGTCGAGGAGACGCCGAGCATCCCGGTGGTGGCCGCGACGACGGTGCCCGCGCGCGAGCGGACCTTCGTCAGCCGCGGCTCGCGGGTGCGCCGCCGGACCGCCGCACCGGTGCCCGCCGGGCGTGCGGCCCGGCGGGCGCGCGGGCGCTCCTCGACCACGTGCTCAGCCGGCGGTGGGGGTGAAGCGCGGGAACGCGAGATCGCCCGCGTAGCGCGCGGCGTCGCCCAGGAACTCCTCGATGCGCAGGAGCTGGTTGTACTTCGCGACGCGCTCGGACCGGGCCGGGGCGCCGGTCTTGATCTGGCCGCAGCCGGTGGCGACGGCGAGGTCGGCGATCGTGGTGTCCTCGGTCTCGCCCGAGCGGTGGCTCATCATGCAGCGGTAGCCGGACATGTGCGCCAGCGCGACGGCGTCGAGCGTCTCCGACAGCGTGCCGATCTGGTTGACCTTCACCAGCAGCGCGTTGGCGGCGCCGCGGGCGATGCCCTCCTCGAGCCGCTCGGGGTTGGTGACGAACAGGTCGTCGCCGACGATCTGGACCTTGTCGCCGATCGCGCTCGTCAGCTGCACCCAGCCCTCCCAGTCGTCCTCGTCGAGGGGGTCCTCGATGGAGACGAGCGGGTAGGCGCCGATCAGCTCGGCGTAGGCGTCCGACATCTGCGCCGAGGTGAGCTTGCGGCCCTCGTAGGAGTAGACGCCGTCGCTGTGGAACTCGGTGGCGGCCACGTCGAGCGCCAGCACGATGTCGCGGCCCAGCGTGTAGCCGGTCTTCTCGACGGCCTCGGCGATCAGGTCGAGCGCGGCGCGGGTGCCGGGCAGGTCGGGGGCGAAGCCGCCCTCGTCGCCCAGGCCGGTGGCCAGGCCTTTCGCCTTGAGCACCGACTTGAGCGAGGCGTAGACCTCCGCGCCCCAGCGCAGGGCCTCGCGGAACGACTCGGCGCCGACCGGCGCGATCATGAACTCCTGCACGTCGACCGAGCTGTCGGCGTGGGCGCCGCCGTTGATGATGTTCATCATCGGCACGGGCAGCACGTGCGCGCCGGCCCCGCCGAGGTAGCGGTAGAGGTCGAGCCCGGACGACTCGGCGGCCGCCTTCGCCACCGCCAGGGAGACGCCGAGGATCGCGTTGGCGCCCAGCTTGGACTTGTCCGGCGTGCCGTCGAGGTCGAGCAGGACCTGGTCGATGAGCCGCTGGTCGACGGCCTCCATGTCCTTGAGCTCGGGCGCGATGACGTCGAGGACGTTGCGCACCGCCTTCTCGACGCCCTTGCCGCCGAAGCGCAGCGGGTCGCCGTCGCGCAGCTCGACCGCCTCGTGCTCACCCGTGGACGCGCCCGACGGGACCGCGGCGCGGCCCAGCGTGCCGTCCTCCAGGGACACCTCGACCTCGACCGTGGGGTTGCCCCGCGAGTCGAGGATCTCGCGTGCGCCGACCTGCTCGATGACCGCCACCAGTGCTCCGCTCCATGCCGTGATCTCCGGTTCCGCGGCCAGGGTAGTCGGCGGGGGCCGGTAACCCGCGCAGGTGTCGACGGGCGGGTCCGCACGCCCTAACGTGGGAGCGACCATGACGGGTCCCGACCTCTTCGCCTCGTTCCGGCGCGCCGAGATGCTCGTGGCGCGCAGCCGTCCCCTCGACGCCCTCCAGGCGCTCGCACCCGTGCTGGACTCCCAACCCGACGACGCCTCGGTGCAGCTCCTCGCCGGGCGCGCGTACCTCAACTCCGCGCAGCTCCAACGGGCCGAGGCGGCGTTCGTGCGGGTCCTGGACCTCGACCCCGCCGACCACTACGCGCGCTTCGCGCTGGGCAAGGCGCTGCAGCGCCAGGGCCGGCTCCCCGAGGCGCACGCGCAGCTCAAGATGGCCGCCGCCATGGATCCGCGGCCGGAGTACCAGGAGGCGCTCGGCGAGGTCCGGGCCCGGCTGGCGCTCGAGGACGACTAGGACCGTCCGCCGGCGAACCGGACGAAGGCCGCGAAACGCCGGTGACCTGCGGCGATGTGACCGGGGCGGCCTTCCGCTCCCCGCGCCCGCAGGTTAGCCTCCCCGTGCCTCTGCTGAGGCTCACCTCGGGAGGACGACGATGCTGGGCAACCTGTTGATCGGCCTGCGCGAGGGGCTCGAGGCGGCGCTGGTGGTGAGCATCCTCATCGCCTTCCTCGTGCGCACCGACCGGCGCTCGGCACTGCCGAAGGTGTGGCTCGGCGTCGGCATCGCCGTGGTGGTCAGCGTGGGCGTGACGCTCGCCCTGACGCTCACCCAGCAGGCCCTCACGTTCGAGGCCCAGGAGACGTTCGGCGGTGTGCTGTCGATCGTCGCCGTCGGGTTCGTCACCTGGATGATCTTCTGGATGCGCCGGGCGGGCCGCTCCATCTCCGCCGAGCTGCGCGGGAGGATGGAGGACGCCCTGGCCATGGGCTCGGGCGCGGTGGTCCTCATGGCCGCGCTGGCCGTCGGCCGCGAGGGCCTGGAGACCGCGGTCTTCTTCTTCGCCGCCGCCCAGGCCGCGGGCGAGACCACCGAGCCGCTGATCGGCTTCCTGTCCGGCATCGCGATCGCCGTCGTCATCGCGTACCTGGTGTACCGCGGCGCGATCAGCCTCGACCTCGGGAAGTTCTTCTCGGTCACCGGCGGGCTGCTGATCTTCGTGGCCGCCGGGATCCTCGCCTACGGCGTCCACGACCTGCAGGAGGCCGGCATCCTGCCCGGCCTGAACACGCTCGCCTTCGACGTCAGCGCCGCCGTGCCCCCGGACTCCTGGTACGGCGTGCTGCTCAAGGGGATCTTCAACTTCTCCCCCGCCACCACCGTGCTCGAGGCCGCCGTCTGGGTCGCCTACGTCGCCGTGGTGCTCCCGCTCTTCCTGCGCCCCCACCGCATCCGCACCACCACCCCCGCGTGATCCACCACCCCCGCTCGTTCTGCACGAGGAGAACCATGTCCCGCCGCACCCCCGCCGCCGTCGGCCTCGCCGTCCTCGGCCTCGCCATGGCCGGCTGCACCAGCACCGCCCCCGTCGACGCGGGCGCGGGCGGGCCGATCACCGTCGCCGCCGCCGACGACGCGTGCGACGTGAGCACCACCGAGGCCCCCGCCGGCACGATCTCGTTCGACATCACCAACGGCGGCTCCAAGGTCACCGAGTTCTACCTCTACGCCACCGGCGGCCGGATCATGGGCGAGGTCGAGAACATCGGCCCCGGCCTCTCGCGCCAGCTCATCGTCGAGGTGCCCGAGGGCGGCGAGTACGAGACGGCGTGCAAGCCCGGCATGGTCGGCGACGGCATCCGCGGCGCGTTCACCGTCACGGGTTCCGCGCAGCGCTCCGTCGACACCGACACCCGGCTCGCCGAGGCCACCGCCGGCTACCAGCGCTACGTGAACTCGCAGGTCGAGGCCCTGGTGCCGAAGACTCAGGAGTTCGTCGACGCCGTCGTCGCGGGCGACGTCGAGGGGGCGAAGGCGCTGTTCCCGATCGCCCGCACCTACTGGGAGCGCATCGAGCCGGTGGCCGAGTCCTTCGGCGACCTCGACCCGCGCATCGACGGCCGCGACGACGGCGAGCCCGGCGTGGAGTTCACCGGGTTCCACCGCCTGGAGCGCGACCTGTGGCAGGACGGCCTGCAGCCCGACTCCACGGCGATCGCCGACATGCTGATGGACGACATCACCGAGCTGGCCAACCGCGTGCCGAGCGTCGAGCTCACCCCGCTGAACCTGGCCAACGGCGCCAAGGAGCTCCTCGACGAGGTCGCCACCGGCAAGATCACCGGCGAGGAGGACCGCTACTCGCACACCGACCTGTGGGACTTCCGCGCCAACGTCGACGGCTCGCAGGGCGCCATCGCGGCGCTGCGCCCGGTGATCGACGAGCGCGACCCGGCCCTGGGCCCGCTGCTCGACGAGCGCTTCGCCGCCGTCGACGCCCTGCTGGAGAACTACCGCGACGGCGACGGCTTCGTCCTCTACACCGCGCTGACCCCGGACGACATCAAGGCCATGACCGAGGCCGTCGACGCGCTGGGCGAGCCGGTGAGCCAGGTCGCGGGCGTCGTCTCGTCGTGAGGGGATGGTCGGCATGAGTGCCTTCTCGCGGCGACGCCTGCTCGGGTGGACCGGTGCGGGGGCCGCGGCCGTCGGGGTCGGGGCGGTGGCGGGCTGCGCCGCCGCCCCCGCGGCCCCGGGTCCGGCCCAGCGCGTCGTCCCGTTCCGCGGCGAGCACCAGGCCGGGATCGTCACGCCCGCGCAGGACCGCCTGCACTTCGTCGCCCTGGACGTGATCACCGACGACCGCGAGGAGCTGCGCGCGCTGCTGCAGCGCTGGACCGCGGCCGCCGAGCGCATGACGGCCGGCGCCGAGACCACCCCGGGCGGCGCCACCGGCGGCAACCCGAACTCTCCTCCCGACGACACCGGCGAGGCGCTCGGCCTGCCCGCCGCGTCGCTCACCCTGACCTTCGGGGTGGGGGCGTCGCTGTTCGCGAAGGTCGGGCTCGACCCGTCGCTGGTCCCGCCCGGGCTGGCCGAGCTGCCCCGGTTCGCCGGCGACCAGCTCGACCCCGCGCTCTCGGGCGGCGACCTCTGCATCCAGGCCTGCTCCGACGACCCTCAGGTGGCGGTGCACGCCGTGCGCAACCTGGTGCGGATGGGCTTCGGCACCACCGCGGTGCGCTGGTCGCAGCTCGGGTTCGGGCGCACGTCGTCGACGTCGACGTCGCAGGAGACCCACCGCAACCTGTTCGGCTTCAAGGACGGCACCAACAACCTCAAGGCCGAGGACCCCGACGGCCTGCGCGACCAGGTCTGGGTGCCCGCCGACGCCCGGCCCGCGTGGCTGGCGGGCGGCAGTTACCTCGTGGCGCGCCGGATCCGGATGCACATCGAGATCTGGGACCGCACCTCGCTCGTCGAGCAGGAGGTCATCATCGGGCGGACGAAGGACGAGGGCGCGGCCTTCGGCGCGGCCGCCGAGTTCGACCCCGCCGACTTCGCGGCCACCGACGAGACCGGCGCGCCCCGGATCGCGGTCGACGCCCACATCCGGCTCTCCTCCGCGGAGTCGCTCGGCGGGGTCAGGATCCTGCGCCGCGGCTACAACTTCGTCGACGGGAGCGACGGCCAGGGCCACCTCAACGCCGGGCTGTTCTTCATCGCGTTCATGAACGACCCGCAGGCGCAGTTCGTGCCGATGCAGCGCGCGCTGTCCACGAAGGACGTGCTCATGGAGTACATCGAGCACACCGGGTCCGCGGTGTTCGCCTGCCCCGCCGGGCTGGGCGAGGGCGGGTACTGGGGTCAGTCGCTGTTCGAGGCCTGAGCGGCGCCGGCGTAGCGGTCGGCGGCGGCCCACACCAGCCGCGCGTACTCGCCGGAGCGGTTGTAGGCCAGGACCCCGTCCCACCAGCCGGTGCCGTCGGCGGTGTCGCGGCCCTCGGCGCACAGGTAGGCGGCGGCCCCGCGGGCGGCGTCGTCGATCTGGTGGGGGTCGCGGACGCCGTCGCCGTCACCGTCGGCGCCGTAGGTCGCCCA contains these protein-coding regions:
- a CDS encoding acyl-CoA dehydrogenase family protein, whose product is MATRGEQEVRAPRIPAQQGIAPERSGGTHAVENQPPPLAGFDALACDPALTDAVAREGAGDALAHLGTLGTLVASPEAREHARLADTHPPVLRTHDRYGHRIDEVEYHPSWHWLMGRSVGWGLHGRPWLAAPGDGAHVARAAGFYLMSQLEAGHCCPISMSYAAVPALRADPDLAAAYVPGLQTQVYEFGLTDPSRKAGLLAGMSMTEKQGGSDVRAGSTTAAPVADGTYRLTGHKWFTSAPMNDLFLTLAQAPGGLTCFVLPRVLPDGTRNAIHLQRLKDKLGNRSNASAEIEYTGATGWRLGDEGRGVATIIEMVSMTRLDCVLGSAAVVRAALSEAAHHVAHRRAFGSVVGETPLMQTVIADLALESEAATALGIRLAGAVDRGEHAFLRLALPASKYLVCKRAPAAVAEALECLGGNGYVEESGMPRLYREAPLNSIWEGSGNVTALDVLRAVTREPDSVEAVLAEIDLAGGSDEWFDRGVHELRMELRSREERRARRLAEMFALCLQGSLLLRFAPVEVSSAFVSSRFLPDGPWRTSGTLPAESHIEALTARVTPRR
- a CDS encoding DUF501 domain-containing protein; the encoded protein is MSDADSAAVAAQLGRAPRAVREVAHRCPCSLPSVVQTAPRLEDGTPFPTLYYLTCSRLNSRIGSLEAEGRMREMQDRLAEDPDLADAYRRAHEAYLAERDAIGSLGTQVSAGGMPDRVKCLHVHVAHALAAGPGVNPFGDEALAELGEWWTAGPCATP
- a CDS encoding FtsB family cell division protein; this translates as MVEERPRARRAARPAGTGAAVRRRTREPRLTKVRSRAGTVVAATTGMLGVSSTRRAAVLAIVVCALALTVAVPLRNYVAQQQELAAVTEQQEALAAEVDELTRESTRLSDPAVTAAEARSRLGYVAPGETPYVVQLPVDPSTEVAPDPFRDEPWYRRLWRDVSEGPA
- the eno gene encoding phosphopyruvate hydratase produces the protein MAVIEQVGAREILDSRGNPTVEVEVSLEDGTLGRAAVPSGASTGEHEAVELRDGDPLRFGGKGVEKAVRNVLDVIAPELKDMEAVDQRLIDQVLLDLDGTPDKSKLGANAILGVSLAVAKAAAESSGLDLYRYLGGAGAHVLPVPMMNIINGGAHADSSVDVQEFMIAPVGAESFREALRWGAEVYASLKSVLKAKGLATGLGDEGGFAPDLPGTRAALDLIAEAVEKTGYTLGRDIVLALDVAATEFHSDGVYSYEGRKLTSAQMSDAYAELIGAYPLVSIEDPLDEDDWEGWVQLTSAIGDKVQIVGDDLFVTNPERLEEGIARGAANALLVKVNQIGTLSETLDAVALAHMSGYRCMMSHRSGETEDTTIADLAVATGCGQIKTGAPARSERVAKYNQLLRIEEFLGDAARYAGDLAFPRFTPTAG
- a CDS encoding tetratricopeptide repeat protein — protein: MTGPDLFASFRRAEMLVARSRPLDALQALAPVLDSQPDDASVQLLAGRAYLNSAQLQRAEAAFVRVLDLDPADHYARFALGKALQRQGRLPEAHAQLKMAAAMDPRPEYQEALGEVRARLALEDD
- the efeU gene encoding iron uptake transporter permease EfeU yields the protein MLGNLLIGLREGLEAALVVSILIAFLVRTDRRSALPKVWLGVGIAVVVSVGVTLALTLTQQALTFEAQETFGGVLSIVAVGFVTWMIFWMRRAGRSISAELRGRMEDALAMGSGAVVLMAALAVGREGLETAVFFFAAAQAAGETTEPLIGFLSGIAIAVVIAYLVYRGAISLDLGKFFSVTGGLLIFVAAGILAYGVHDLQEAGILPGLNTLAFDVSAAVPPDSWYGVLLKGIFNFSPATTVLEAAVWVAYVAVVLPLFLRPHRIRTTTPA
- the efeO gene encoding iron uptake system protein EfeO, which gives rise to MSRRTPAAVGLAVLGLAMAGCTSTAPVDAGAGGPITVAAADDACDVSTTEAPAGTISFDITNGGSKVTEFYLYATGGRIMGEVENIGPGLSRQLIVEVPEGGEYETACKPGMVGDGIRGAFTVTGSAQRSVDTDTRLAEATAGYQRYVNSQVEALVPKTQEFVDAVVAGDVEGAKALFPIARTYWERIEPVAESFGDLDPRIDGRDDGEPGVEFTGFHRLERDLWQDGLQPDSTAIADMLMDDITELANRVPSVELTPLNLANGAKELLDEVATGKITGEEDRYSHTDLWDFRANVDGSQGAIAALRPVIDERDPALGPLLDERFAAVDALLENYRDGDGFVLYTALTPDDIKAMTEAVDALGEPVSQVAGVVSS
- the efeB gene encoding iron uptake transporter deferrochelatase/peroxidase subunit produces the protein MSAFSRRRLLGWTGAGAAAVGVGAVAGCAAAPAAPGPAQRVVPFRGEHQAGIVTPAQDRLHFVALDVITDDREELRALLQRWTAAAERMTAGAETTPGGATGGNPNSPPDDTGEALGLPAASLTLTFGVGASLFAKVGLDPSLVPPGLAELPRFAGDQLDPALSGGDLCIQACSDDPQVAVHAVRNLVRMGFGTTAVRWSQLGFGRTSSTSTSQETHRNLFGFKDGTNNLKAEDPDGLRDQVWVPADARPAWLAGGSYLVARRIRMHIEIWDRTSLVEQEVIIGRTKDEGAAFGAAAEFDPADFAATDETGAPRIAVDAHIRLSSAESLGGVRILRRGYNFVDGSDGQGHLNAGLFFIAFMNDPQAQFVPMQRALSTKDVLMEYIEHTGSAVFACPAGLGEGGYWGQSLFEA